A stretch of the Duncaniella dubosii genome encodes the following:
- a CDS encoding urocanate hydratase, which yields MTNEEFRMTVGAGIPDTLPAPKEYDTSVNHAPRRKDILTPAEKKLALRNALRYFPRHLHRELAGEFASELETYGRIYMYRFRPDYEMYARPIDAYPARSRQAAAIMMMIQNNLDPRVAQHPHELITYGGNGAVFQNWAQYLLAMKYLSEMTDSQTLVMYSGHPLGLFPSHPDAPRVIVTNGMVIPNYSKPDDWERFNALGVSQYGQMTAGSYMYIGPQGIVHGTTITVLNAGRKRLAEGSHDLGGMLFVSAGLGGMSGAQPKAGNIAGVVSITAEVNPKAVETRHSQGWVDEVYTSLDDLMVRVAEARKNREAVSFAYQGNVVDLWERLADDGVKVDLGSDQTSLHNPWAGGYYPVGLSFEEAKTMMAGNPEEFKRHVQESLRRQVKAINRLTENGMYFFDYGNAFLLESSRAGADIMKEDGTFRYPSYVQDIMGPSFFDYGFGPFRWVCTSGNPDDLAKSDEIAANVLEEILKSAPEEIKGQLRDNIHWIREAGRNRLVVGSQARILYADCEGRTKIARAFNDAIARGEISAPIVLGRDHHDVSGTDSPYRETSNIYDGSQYTADMAVHNVIGDSFRGATWVSIHNGGGVGWGEVINGGFGMVIDGSDDSARHIDEMLLWDVNNGIARRSWARNEGAISAIKREMERTPLLRVTLPNIADDSVIGEAFK from the coding sequence ATGACTAACGAAGAATTCCGAATGACAGTCGGCGCAGGCATACCCGACACGCTCCCTGCGCCAAAAGAATATGACACAAGCGTCAACCATGCCCCACGACGCAAGGACATATTGACTCCGGCTGAGAAAAAACTGGCTCTCAGAAACGCTCTTCGCTATTTCCCTCGACATCTCCACCGCGAGCTTGCCGGAGAATTCGCATCCGAACTTGAGACCTACGGACGCATCTACATGTACCGTTTCCGTCCCGACTACGAAATGTATGCCCGGCCGATAGACGCATACCCTGCACGTTCCCGTCAGGCGGCAGCAATCATGATGATGATTCAAAACAATCTTGATCCCCGTGTGGCGCAGCACCCGCACGAACTGATCACTTACGGAGGAAACGGCGCGGTGTTCCAGAACTGGGCCCAATATCTTCTGGCAATGAAATATCTGTCGGAGATGACAGATTCCCAGACGCTGGTAATGTACTCCGGCCATCCGTTAGGACTGTTTCCGTCACACCCCGACGCCCCTCGGGTAATCGTCACCAACGGCATGGTTATACCTAACTATTCCAAGCCTGACGACTGGGAGCGTTTCAACGCTCTCGGCGTGTCGCAATACGGCCAGATGACAGCCGGTTCATATATGTATATCGGCCCGCAGGGAATTGTCCACGGAACAACCATCACCGTCCTCAACGCCGGACGCAAACGCCTCGCCGAAGGAAGTCATGACCTCGGAGGAATGCTGTTTGTCTCAGCCGGACTCGGCGGTATGTCAGGCGCACAGCCGAAGGCCGGAAACATAGCGGGCGTAGTCAGCATTACCGCCGAAGTGAATCCAAAAGCTGTCGAGACACGCCACAGTCAGGGTTGGGTCGATGAAGTATACACCTCGCTCGACGACCTGATGGTCCGTGTGGCCGAAGCACGCAAGAACCGCGAGGCAGTCTCATTTGCCTATCAGGGCAATGTTGTAGACCTATGGGAACGCCTTGCCGACGACGGGGTGAAAGTGGATCTCGGCTCAGACCAGACATCGCTCCACAACCCTTGGGCCGGAGGATATTATCCCGTCGGGCTGAGCTTCGAAGAGGCCAAGACAATGATGGCCGGAAATCCGGAAGAATTCAAGCGCCACGTTCAGGAATCACTGCGCCGTCAGGTCAAGGCAATCAACCGGCTGACCGAAAACGGCATGTATTTCTTTGACTACGGCAATGCCTTCCTTCTCGAATCATCACGGGCGGGAGCTGACATAATGAAGGAAGACGGCACTTTCCGCTACCCTTCATACGTGCAGGACATCATGGGACCGAGTTTCTTCGACTACGGATTCGGGCCATTCCGCTGGGTATGTACCTCTGGAAATCCCGACGATCTTGCAAAAAGTGATGAAATCGCAGCAAACGTGCTTGAAGAAATACTCAAGAGCGCGCCTGAGGAAATCAAAGGCCAACTGCGCGACAATATCCACTGGATACGCGAAGCCGGACGCAACAGACTCGTAGTCGGTTCTCAGGCGCGAATCCTGTATGCCGACTGTGAGGGGCGCACCAAAATCGCACGAGCCTTTAACGATGCAATAGCCCGGGGTGAAATATCAGCACCGATAGTGCTCGGACGCGACCACCACGACGTTTCGGGTACAGACTCCCCCTACCGCGAGACATCGAATATCTACGACGGTTCGCAGTATACAGCCGACATGGCCGTACACAACGTCATAGGCGACTCTTTCCGTGGCGCTACATGGGTTTCAATACACAACGGCGGAGGTGTCGGCTGGGGCGAGGTAATCAACGGCGGTTTCGGCATGGTCATCGACGGAAGCGACGATTCAGCCCGCCACATTGACGAAATGCTCCTATGGGACGTGAACAACGGTATCGCACGCCGGTCATGGGCACGCAACGAAGGTGCCATATCCGCTATAAAGCGCGAAATGGAGCGCACTCCGCTGCTGCGCGTTACCCTCCCAAACATCGCCGACGACTCCGTGATCGGCGAGGCATTCAAATGA